The window CGGCGGCCGATCAGGCGCTTGACCGCGAAAACCGTGTTGTCGGGATTGGTGACCGCCTGGCGCTTGGCAGGCTGGCCGATCAGGCGCTCGCCATCCTTGGTGAAGGCGACGATCGAGGGCGTGGTACGCGCGCCTTCGGAATTCTCGATGACCTTGGGCTTTCCGCCGTCCATCACGGCAACGCAGCTGTTGGTGGTGCCGAGGTCGATACCGATTACTTTAGCCATGGTTTCCCCATAAGTTTCACATTGTTGGACACCGCGCGATTGGATCCCCACGAAGGGCGGAACCGGTCGGCGGCTCGTTCGGGTGGTGTGTTACTCAGGCGATATAGGTGCGGTTTCGCTTGGCACAAGGGAGGTCGCCCGCTAGTTTTTTCGGTCTCAGACAGGAGGGAAAATTACCGATGATGAAACCCGTTTTCGCCGCCATGATGCTCGCCGGGACCAGCCTGGGCCTCGCCGCCTGCGGTGGTGCAGAGACCGAAGCGCCCGCCGCAACCGATGATGCCGCCGGCCTCGAAATCGCCAATGCGCGCATGGTCCTGCCTGCTGTCGCCGGCAATCCGGCCGCGATCTATTTCGACCTGAAGAACAGTGGCGAGCGCGGCGTGGCCGTGCGCAAGGCCGAAGTCGCCGGTGCCGGCAAGACCGAAGTGCACGGCACGATGGAATGGGACGGCAAGATGGAAATGAGCGAGACGGGACCGCAGGCCGTGCAGCCTGGCGAAACGCTCAAGTTCGAACCCGGCGGCCTGCACGTCATGGTGTTCGACCTTTCGCCCGATCTCGTCGCTGGCAGCGAAACCGCGATGACCCTGACCGTGGCAGGCGGCAAGGCCGCGACCTTCAACGTTCCGATCCAGGAAGCCGGGGACGATCGCTGAACGACTTGCGCGACACGCTCGGGGTTGAAAGCCACACCGCCGCTCCCGCAACTTGCGAGATCGGCGGGCAGCGGGCGCTCACCCCGGGCGAAGTCGCGCTTGCCCGCAGCGTGTTCGGGGATGCCATAGACTATGCCCGCGTGACCGTGCGCCGGCGCAAGTGGTTTCCCTTCCAGCCCCGCCGCGTCACCATGGCGCCGCGGGGGCACCTACATTTCCATCCGCACTCAGAAAATTACTGCGACGATTTCTCGCAGGCCAACGTGCTGCGCCAGGGGCTCTTCATCCACGAGATGGTGCATGTCTGGCAGGTGCAGACACTCGGCCAGTGGTATCTCGTCACCCGGCGGATGCCTTGGGCCCGCTATGACTACAGCCTCAAGCCGGGGTGGAAGCTGGAACGCTATGGAATCGAACAGCAGGCCGAAATCGTGAAGCACGCTTTCTGGCTGCGGAATGGGATCAAGGTCGCCGGAGTTGGCGATGCGGCGCCTTACGAAATGCTCGTGAATTTTCCCGGGGCAGGCGCATGACCGAGTTCGAATTCGTCTTTCTGCTCTACGCCTTGTTGCTGGGCCTTTCGCTGATCGAGTTGCTGGCCGGAATGGGCCGCGCTCTGGAGCTCAAGTTCGCCAGCGACGCCGGCGGGCAGAGCTTCAAGATCGGATGGCTGACCCCGGCCCTTGCGGTCTTCGTCATGCTGGACCTGCTGAGCTTCTGGATCTTCGCATGGCGCGTACGCGACCTCATGACGGTCAGTGCATTGTCGCTCCTTGCGGTGATGATGTTCGCCTCGTCCTATTATCTTGCCGCACGCCTGGTCTTTCCGAGCGAACCCGACCGCTTTGCTGATCTCGATACCCACTACCAGAGGGTGAAAGGGGTCGTCATGGTCATCCTGATCGCCCTGGTCGGGGTGCAATGGCTTTACCTGCTTTCTATCGAGAGCATCCGCGACGGCCTGCTGACGCCGCTCGCCGCTGGCATGACGCTGGTACTGGTCGGGCTGATGGCGGCGGTGATTTTCGTACGCTCACCTCGCTGGAGCCTGATACTGCTCCTGTTGCTGGTGGCGCGGTACCTTGTCATTTACGCGCTCTGACGCCCGAGAAGAGCCGCGCGTTCATTGGGGTGCAAGGTCACAGGCGCAAGAGTGCCCGGGTCCGGCAAGGTGGGAGGCATTCTTGGACAAACGGTACCTGTTTTCGGTCGCAGCAGTCTGCACACTAGGACTGCAGCCCCTCACTGCCCCTGCCCAGGACGGACCGGATGCCGCAGTCCTCGTGGAACAAGCCTTCGCCGAAGCCCGCCGTGCGCAGCCGAACATCGAGGTGCAGGCGCTCACCTGCGGCGAAAACCAGCGCCAGATCGCGATCAGCGACGGCGTGACGATCCTTTACCCCTGCGGCCTCAGGGACGTGGTCGAGGACAGATTTGACGCGACCATGCTCGTCACACTGTTGCTCGCAGAACCTGCCGCGATCGTGCCAACCTTCGACAAGGGCGTTCCCTTGCCCGAAGCGGTTGCAGCCATCGGTGCCGCAGCTCTTGGAGCGGGGCTGGATCCGGAAACGGGTGTCGAGAAAATCCAGCGCAATGCTTCTGCGCACACGGGTGAGCCCAGCCCGCCTCTTTCCGCCTATCTTGCGCGCGATTCCAAGGCCTACAAGCAGGAGGTCGCCCGCGCCGAGAGCGAAGACAACCTGCGCCGGACCTCGGAACGCAGCGAGGAACGTCGCCGTGAACGCGCCGCCGAAGAGCGGGCCGAGGAGCAGGCACGGGAAGCCCGTTACCGCTCGGTCACCGATTTCCTCAATCTGGCTCATGCACAAGGCTTCTGCCCGGCCGACGGTCGCGCCTTCCTGAAGCGCGCGACGGCCTATTCGACCAGTCCGCTACAGAACGACCGGCCGATGGGCCTGTGGGCCGACGACCGCCGCCATGCGCTGGAACCTTATCTCAACGACATGACCCGCTGCCGCTGAGACAGCCTCAGTCGTAGTTCACGCCGGGCAGCCCCTGCCCGCCATCGGCGATGAATGCGTCGATCCGCTCTTCCAGCACCGGAAGCGGGACGGAACCGAGCGAAAGCACCACATCGTGGAACTTGCGGATGTCGAATGCGGACCCAAGCTCGCTTTCGGCTTTCGCGCGCACGCGGCGGATGGTCATTTCACCGAGCTTGTAGGCCAGCGCCTGGCCCGGCCAACTAATGTAGCGATCGACCTCGGTCCCGACCTCATGCTGAGAAAGCGCGGTGCGCGAGGCCAGATATTCCATCGCCTGGTCGCGGGTCCAGCCATAGTGGTGGATGCCGGTGTCGATGACGAGGCGCACCGCGCGCCACATCTCGTAGCTCAGCTGGCCGAACCGTTCGTAGGGCGTGCGGTAGATGCCCATCTCGTTGCCGAGATATTCGGTGTAAAGACCCCAGCCCTCGCCGAAGCCCGAGAAATAGACCTGTCGGCGGAAGGGAGGCGCTTCTTCGCGTTCGAGTGCGATGGCGGCCTGGAACGAATGGCCGGGCGCGCATTCGTGCAGCGTGAGGGCCGGGATATTGTAGACCGGCCGCGAAGGCAGGTCGTAGGTATTGATCTGGCAGTAGTCGAGCCCACCGCGACCTGCGGTATAGAACGGCGCGATGGCAGGATCGACGGGTCGCAGGCCGTTCCGGTAGCGCGGCAGGAAACCGAAATATTCGTCCAGGCGGTCGTCCACGCGTTTTGCCGCATAGGCCGCAACGCCCATCAGCTCATCTGCCGACCCCGCGACGAATTGCGGATCGGTGCGGAGGAATTGCACGAATTCGGGCAGCGTGCCGGTAAAGCCGGCCTCCGCCTTCGCCTTCTCCATTTCCGCAGTGATCCGGGCGACTTCCGACAAGCCGATCCGGTGGATCTCTTCGGCAGTCAGGTCCAGCGTCGTGTATTCCTTAATCTGCTGCGCGTAATAGGCCTGTCCTTCGGGCATCTCGCGCGCCCCGAGGCTAGTGCGCGTTTGCGGCAGATATTCTTCGCGATAGAATTCGAGGAAGTCGCGGTAGGCGGGTGTGACCACCTGCTCGATGACCTCTCGCGCTTCCTGCCGCAGCCCGCCTTGCTCGAACGACGAAACCGTGAGCGGCGACATGATCGCAAACGCACCCCAGAAAGGGCTCTTTTCCGGGTCGTCGACGACATAGGCGGCAAGGCTGCGATCGCGACCTTCAAGCGTCACGCGCGGCACGCTGAACCCGCGCGCCAGCCCCGCGCGGGCATTGGCTTTCTGTTCGGCGAAATAGCGCGGGATATCGCGCATGCGCTCGATATAGCGCCGGTATTCCTCCTCGCTTTGCAGCGGGAAGCGCTGGGCCAGATAGCTCCAGAAGTTGTTGTCGCTGTCGAAGGGCATTTCCCACTCGCGGAAGCGGGCATCGCCGATTTCGGTTTCGAGCAGGTGACGGAAAACCGCCGCATCGATCCGCCCCTGTGCCGACAAGGTCGCCACCTCGATCGCGTCCAGGCGGGCAAGCATCTCCTCGGCATAATCGGCACGGGCCATGTTGGCTTCCGGCGTGACCGACCAGAGCTGCGCGCCTTGCGAGGTAGAACCGTCGGCCTCCACGACCTGCCCGAAATCGGCAAGGCGCTGCTTGTGCCAGCTGTCGGCCAGCGCCAGTACCGCCGCGTCGTCGGCCAGTGCGGGAGATGCATACAGGGCGGCAAGGACCGCCATCGATTTGAGAGCGGTCCTCATGTTCAACCCCTCGTCAGGCAAAATCAGTCGGGCTTCTTGGCGACGCCGACCATGGCCGGGCGCAGCAGGCGATCCTTGATCTTGTAACCTGCCTGCATTTCCTGGACGATGGTGCCCGGCTCGACCTCGTCGGTCGGGATTTCCATCATCGCCTGGTGCTCGTTCGGGTCGAGCGGCATGCCCATCGCAGCGACGCGGGTGATGCCGTTCTGCGTGAACACCTTGTCCAGCTCGCGGCGGGTCGCCTCGATACCGGCGATGAAGCCTTTGAGCTTCTCGTCCTCGCGCTGTTCCGCCGGAATGGCATCGAGTGCACGCCCGAGATTGTCTGCCACGCTCAGGATATCGCGGGCGAAACCGGTCGCGGCATAGTTGCGTGCGTCCTGGATGTCCTTTTCCATGCGGCGGCGAACGTTCTGCGTTTCGGCGCGGGCATACAGCGCGTCCTGCTTGGCAGCTTCCAGGTCACTGCGCAGGCTGGCGAGCGCATCTTCGAGCGAGTCCGCTCCGTCTTCATCGTCCTCGCCATTGTCGCGCAGGTGTTCCGGCACGCCTTCCATCTCGCGCGCCACTTCTTCGTCGACCGCACTGTCTTGCGG of the Qipengyuania gaetbuli genome contains:
- a CDS encoding copper chaperone PCu(A)C, with product MMKPVFAAMMLAGTSLGLAACGGAETEAPAATDDAAGLEIANARMVLPAVAGNPAAIYFDLKNSGERGVAVRKAEVAGAGKTEVHGTMEWDGKMEMSETGPQAVQPGETLKFEPGGLHVMVFDLSPDLVAGSETAMTLTVAGGKAATFNVPIQEAGDDR
- a CDS encoding DUF885 domain-containing protein; the encoded protein is MRTALKSMAVLAALYASPALADDAAVLALADSWHKQRLADFGQVVEADGSTSQGAQLWSVTPEANMARADYAEEMLARLDAIEVATLSAQGRIDAAVFRHLLETEIGDARFREWEMPFDSDNNFWSYLAQRFPLQSEEEYRRYIERMRDIPRYFAEQKANARAGLARGFSVPRVTLEGRDRSLAAYVVDDPEKSPFWGAFAIMSPLTVSSFEQGGLRQEAREVIEQVVTPAYRDFLEFYREEYLPQTRTSLGAREMPEGQAYYAQQIKEYTTLDLTAEEIHRIGLSEVARITAEMEKAKAEAGFTGTLPEFVQFLRTDPQFVAGSADELMGVAAYAAKRVDDRLDEYFGFLPRYRNGLRPVDPAIAPFYTAGRGGLDYCQINTYDLPSRPVYNIPALTLHECAPGHSFQAAIALEREEAPPFRRQVYFSGFGEGWGLYTEYLGNEMGIYRTPYERFGQLSYEMWRAVRLVIDTGIHHYGWTRDQAMEYLASRTALSQHEVGTEVDRYISWPGQALAYKLGEMTIRRVRAKAESELGSAFDIRKFHDVVLSLGSVPLPVLEERIDAFIADGGQGLPGVNYD
- a CDS encoding vgr related protein, with amino-acid sequence MGGQRALTPGEVALARSVFGDAIDYARVTVRRRKWFPFQPRRVTMAPRGHLHFHPHSENYCDDFSQANVLRQGLFIHEMVHVWQVQTLGQWYLVTRRMPWARYDYSLKPGWKLERYGIEQQAEIVKHAFWLRNGIKVAGVGDAAPYEMLVNFPGAGA
- the grpE gene encoding nucleotide exchange factor GrpE, which produces MSNGNNNEPQDSAVDEEVAREMEGVPEHLRDNGEDDEDGADSLEDALASLRSDLEAAKQDALYARAETQNVRRRMEKDIQDARNYAATGFARDILSVADNLGRALDAIPAEQREDEKLKGFIAGIEATRRELDKVFTQNGITRVAAMGMPLDPNEHQAMMEIPTDEVEPGTIVQEMQAGYKIKDRLLRPAMVGVAKKPD